The following are from one region of the Actinopolyspora halophila DSM 43834 genome:
- a CDS encoding cation diffusion facilitator family transporter, with translation MGEHGHGHSHVADREADRRYLSAALVVIALFMIAEIVVGVYASSLALISDAGHMLTDAGALALALVAGRLARIPARGAYTFGLKRAEILSAQINGITLFALVCYFVVEGVRRLISPPAVAGTFVLVTALVGIVVNLVATWLISKGNRQSLNVEGAFQHILNDLYAFVATAVAGLVVLSTGWTRADALAALVVAALMAKAGYGLIRDSARVFLEAAPKGIDPRLLETEIRGVIGVVEVHELHVWEVTSGFPALSAHVLVSADQDCHERRTAVERLLRERHEIRHTTLQVDHRQDFLPTESLRSRSPEEQDGDENGSGRE, from the coding sequence ATGGGCGAACACGGACACGGCCACTCACACGTAGCCGACCGTGAAGCCGATCGGAGGTATCTGAGCGCGGCACTGGTCGTGATCGCGTTGTTCATGATCGCGGAAATCGTGGTCGGGGTGTATGCCTCCTCACTCGCACTGATCTCCGACGCCGGTCACATGCTCACCGATGCCGGAGCACTGGCTCTCGCGCTCGTGGCGGGCAGACTCGCCAGAATCCCGGCCAGGGGTGCTTACACCTTCGGCCTCAAGAGAGCCGAGATACTCTCGGCGCAGATCAACGGCATAACACTGTTCGCGCTGGTCTGCTACTTCGTCGTCGAGGGAGTTCGTCGGCTGATCTCCCCTCCCGCCGTAGCGGGTACCTTCGTGCTCGTCACCGCTCTGGTCGGGATCGTGGTCAATCTGGTCGCCACGTGGCTGATCAGCAAGGGAAACAGGCAGAGCCTCAACGTCGAGGGGGCCTTCCAACACATCCTCAACGATCTCTACGCCTTCGTCGCGACAGCGGTGGCCGGACTCGTGGTCCTGTCGACCGGCTGGACGCGCGCGGACGCGCTCGCCGCGCTGGTCGTGGCCGCCCTCATGGCCAAGGCCGGTTACGGGCTCATCCGCGACTCGGCCCGGGTCTTCCTCGAAGCCGCACCGAAGGGGATCGACCCGCGGCTGCTGGAAACGGAGATACGTGGTGTCATCGGGGTCGTCGAGGTTCACGAGCTGCACGTGTGGGAAGTGACTTCCGGGTTCCCCGCCCTGTCCGCCCACGTGCTCGTGTCTGCCGATCAGGACTGCCACGAACGACGGACGGCCGTCGAACGGCTGCTGCGCGAGCGACACGAGATCCGGCACACCACCCTGCAGGTGGATCACCGGCAGGACTTCCTGCCCACGGAATCGTTGCGCTCCCGTTCCCCCGAGGAACAGGACGGCGACGAGAACGGGTCCGGCCGGGAATGA
- a CDS encoding DUF779 domain-containing protein has translation MDSGENGRVDVTERAAELLRSLRQRYGAIMFHQSGGCCDGSAPMCYPKGEFRTGVHDVHLGSLSLPGVPEPIEVWMSGPQFEYWQHTHLTIDVVAGRGSGFSLEAPDGVRFLLRSRLLTEEELNSL, from the coding sequence ATGGATTCGGGGGAAAACGGCAGGGTGGACGTGACCGAACGGGCTGCCGAACTTCTCCGAAGTCTGCGGCAGCGGTACGGCGCGATCATGTTCCACCAGTCCGGTGGGTGCTGTGACGGCAGCGCACCGATGTGCTATCCGAAGGGGGAGTTCCGAACGGGAGTCCACGACGTACACCTCGGGAGCCTGAGTCTCCCCGGTGTTCCCGAGCCGATCGAGGTGTGGATGTCCGGCCCGCAGTTCGAATACTGGCAGCACACCCATCTGACCATAGACGTGGTCGCCGGACGCGGCAGCGGTTTCTCGCTGGAAGCTCCGGACGGGGTGCGCTTTCTGCTGCGTTCCCGGTTGCTCACCGAGGAGGAGCTGAACAGCCTCTGA
- a CDS encoding aldehyde dehydrogenase family protein, with the protein MITGYWAAGAAATGETSFEVSHPGDGSPVGTAYFATDADVERAVSAACASLRSTAASPAHVRAAALEHVRTRLEERSEEFARLITAENGKPLFWARAEVARAVSTFRWAAEEARRWSGDLQRLDTEPGAVNRLALVRRPPRGAVLGIAPFNFPLNLAVHKLAPALAVGAPIVLKPAPRTPLTALLLGEVLAETELPSGAWSVLPTTDEKAAELVGDRRLPVVSFTGSGPVGWGIKDAAPRKHVTLELGGNAAVFVNEDWTERDRAAERIATFAMYQAGQSCISVQRVFVHRGAYEDFVPRLVGAVESQKSGDPFDEATRVGPLIDEEAAERVERWVEEAVTAGARVLTGGVRRGSTYEPTVLTGVPEDAKVLAEEVFGPVLVVESVDSADEAFRRIDDSRYGLQAGIFTRDLQLAFRASAELEVGGVVIGDVPSFRADQMPYGGVKESGVGREGVHAAMTDLTEEKVTVLTGIEV; encoded by the coding sequence ATGATTACCGGATACTGGGCGGCCGGAGCGGCGGCCACGGGCGAGACGAGCTTCGAGGTGTCGCACCCCGGTGACGGCTCTCCGGTGGGTACCGCCTACTTCGCCACCGACGCCGACGTCGAACGAGCCGTCTCCGCCGCGTGTGCGAGCCTCCGCAGTACGGCGGCCTCACCGGCTCACGTGAGGGCGGCGGCGCTCGAGCACGTTCGAACCCGGTTGGAGGAGCGCTCCGAGGAGTTCGCCCGGCTGATCACGGCCGAGAACGGGAAACCGCTCTTCTGGGCCCGTGCCGAGGTGGCACGGGCGGTGTCGACGTTCCGGTGGGCAGCTGAGGAGGCACGTCGCTGGTCGGGCGACTTACAGCGTCTGGATACCGAACCCGGGGCCGTGAACAGGTTGGCACTCGTCCGCCGTCCACCGCGGGGGGCGGTGCTCGGGATCGCCCCGTTCAACTTCCCCCTGAATCTCGCGGTGCACAAACTCGCCCCCGCGCTGGCGGTCGGAGCCCCCATCGTGCTCAAACCCGCACCCAGGACTCCGCTCACCGCGCTGTTGCTGGGGGAGGTCCTGGCCGAGACGGAGCTGCCCTCCGGAGCGTGGTCGGTGTTGCCCACCACCGACGAGAAGGCGGCCGAGCTGGTCGGCGACCGGCGGTTGCCGGTGGTTTCCTTCACCGGGTCCGGTCCGGTGGGGTGGGGAATCAAGGATGCCGCCCCGCGCAAGCACGTCACGCTCGAACTGGGTGGCAACGCCGCTGTGTTCGTGAACGAGGACTGGACCGAGCGGGACCGAGCTGCCGAGCGGATCGCCACCTTCGCCATGTACCAGGCCGGGCAGTCGTGCATATCGGTGCAACGGGTGTTCGTCCATCGCGGCGCCTATGAGGACTTCGTCCCCCGGTTGGTCGGTGCCGTGGAGTCACAGAAGTCCGGTGACCCCTTCGACGAGGCCACCCGGGTGGGGCCGCTGATCGACGAGGAAGCGGCGGAACGAGTGGAGCGGTGGGTCGAGGAGGCCGTCACCGCGGGGGCTCGGGTGCTCACAGGTGGGGTGCGGCGCGGCTCGACTTACGAACCGACGGTGCTGACCGGAGTCCCGGAGGACGCGAAGGTGCTCGCCGAGGAGGTGTTCGGTCCGGTTCTGGTGGTCGAGTCGGTGGATTCCGCCGACGAGGCGTTCCGGCGCATCGACGACTCCCGCTACGGCCTGCAGGCCGGGATTTTCACCAGGGACTTGCAACTGGCGTTCCGGGCCTCGGCCGAGCTGGAGGTCGGCGGTGTGGTCATCGGCGATGTGCCGAGCTTTCGGGCCGACCAGATGCCCTACGGGGGAGTGAAGGAGTCCGGTGTCGGCAGGGAGGGGGTGCACGCCGCGATGACCGATCTGACCGAGGAGAAGGTGACGGTGCTCACCGGGATCGAGGTCTAG
- the exaC gene encoding acetaldehyde dehydrogenase ExaC, whose protein sequence is MPQYAAPGTAGSVVEYRSRYDHFIGGEYVPPAEGKYFENPTPATGRTFTELARGTAPDVEKAVDAAEGAARSWGKTAPAERAKVLLAVADRVEENLEKLAVAESWENGKPVRETLAADMPLAVDHFRYFAGALRAQEGTLSQIDEDTVAYHFHEPLGVVGQIIPWNFPILMATWKLAPALAGGNTVVLKPAEQTPASIHVLLELIADLLPAGVINVVNGFGVEAGKPLASNPRINKIAFTGETTTGRLILQYASENIIPATVELGGKSPNIFFDDVAAADDAFHDKALEGFALFALNQGEVCTCPSRALVQRGIYDEFVAAAVERTERSAPGHPLDTETRIGAQASNDQLEKILAYIDIGKQEGARILTGGGRADPGGELSGGYYVEPTVFEGHNRQRIFQEEIFGPVVSVTSFGDYEEAVEIANDTLYGLGAGVWSRNGNTAYRAARDIQAGRVWVNNYHSYPAHAAFGGYKQSGIGRETHKMMLDHYQQTKNMLVSYSVNSMGLF, encoded by the coding sequence ATGCCCCAGTACGCAGCTCCGGGAACCGCCGGATCCGTCGTCGAGTACAGGTCCCGCTACGACCACTTCATCGGCGGCGAGTACGTCCCCCCGGCCGAAGGAAAATACTTCGAGAACCCGACCCCCGCCACGGGGCGAACGTTCACGGAACTGGCTCGTGGCACGGCCCCCGACGTGGAGAAGGCCGTGGACGCGGCCGAAGGGGCCGCCAGGTCGTGGGGCAAAACGGCACCGGCCGAACGCGCCAAGGTGCTGCTGGCCGTCGCCGACCGCGTCGAGGAGAACCTCGAGAAGCTCGCCGTGGCCGAGTCCTGGGAGAACGGCAAACCGGTACGGGAAACGCTGGCGGCCGACATGCCGTTGGCGGTCGACCACTTCCGCTACTTCGCCGGTGCTCTGCGGGCCCAGGAAGGCACGCTCTCCCAGATCGACGAGGACACGGTCGCCTACCACTTCCACGAACCCCTGGGGGTGGTCGGCCAGATCATCCCGTGGAACTTCCCCATACTGATGGCCACGTGGAAACTCGCCCCGGCGCTGGCCGGTGGCAACACCGTGGTGCTCAAGCCCGCCGAGCAGACCCCGGCCTCGATCCACGTCCTGCTGGAACTGATCGCGGATCTGCTGCCCGCCGGTGTGATCAACGTGGTCAACGGTTTCGGGGTGGAAGCCGGGAAGCCGCTGGCCTCGAACCCGCGGATCAACAAGATCGCTTTCACCGGGGAGACCACCACAGGCAGGCTGATCCTGCAGTACGCCAGTGAGAACATCATCCCCGCCACGGTGGAACTGGGCGGCAAAAGCCCGAACATCTTCTTCGACGACGTCGCCGCCGCCGACGACGCCTTCCACGACAAGGCGCTCGAGGGATTCGCGCTGTTCGCGTTGAACCAGGGCGAAGTGTGCACCTGCCCATCCCGTGCCCTGGTGCAACGCGGTATCTACGACGAGTTCGTCGCGGCCGCGGTCGAACGCACCGAACGGAGCGCCCCGGGGCATCCGCTGGACACCGAAACCAGGATCGGGGCTCAGGCCAGCAATGACCAGCTCGAAAAGATCCTCGCCTACATCGACATCGGAAAGCAGGAGGGCGCCCGGATCCTCACCGGTGGCGGTCGAGCGGATCCGGGGGGCGAGCTCAGCGGGGGCTACTACGTGGAACCGACCGTTTTCGAGGGGCACAACAGGCAGCGCATTTTCCAGGAGGAAATATTCGGCCCCGTGGTCTCGGTGACCTCCTTCGGGGATTACGAGGAGGCCGTCGAGATCGCCAACGACACGCTCTACGGTCTCGGGGCCGGCGTGTGGTCCCGGAACGGCAACACCGCGTACCGAGCCGCCCGGGACATCCAGGCCGGACGCGTCTGGGTGAACAACTACCACTCGTACCCGGCGCACGCCGCCTTCGGGGGTTACAAGCAGTCCGGGATCGGCAGGGAGACCCACAAGATGATGCTCGATCACTACCAACAGACCAAGAACATGCTGGTCAGCTACTCAGTGAACTCCATGGGGCTGTTCTGA
- the speB gene encoding agmatinase: MDREPVGPVDATKIPRYGGDSTFARLPRYSEVSDADALLWGVPFDTGVSYRPGARFGPGHVRQSSRLLRPYNPAVGVSPFAARQVADAGDVGVNPFDVAEAISTVESAAGEMSGTGRTLITIGGDHTIALPLLRVQHERHGPLAVLHFDAHLDTWDTYFGEPYTHGTPFRRAAEEGLIDHEHSMHVGLRGPLYSGVDLAESARMGFAAVHCRDFARASLDTITERVRARLGSRPVYVSIDIDVLDPGFAPGTGTPEAGGMSSRELLELLRGLEGLNLVGADLVEVAPAYDHAEITGIAASHVIYELLSILPKGH, from the coding sequence ATGGACCGGGAACCGGTCGGTCCGGTCGATGCCACCAAAATCCCTCGGTACGGCGGTGACTCCACCTTCGCGCGACTGCCGAGGTACTCCGAGGTCTCCGATGCCGACGCGCTGCTGTGGGGAGTGCCCTTCGACACCGGGGTGAGCTATCGTCCCGGAGCCAGGTTCGGGCCCGGGCACGTCCGGCAGAGTTCCAGGTTGTTGCGGCCGTACAACCCGGCCGTCGGCGTCTCCCCGTTCGCGGCTCGGCAGGTCGCCGATGCCGGGGACGTCGGAGTGAACCCCTTCGACGTCGCCGAGGCCATTTCCACGGTGGAGTCGGCCGCCGGAGAAATGTCCGGGACCGGACGCACCTTGATCACCATCGGCGGTGATCACACGATCGCGCTGCCGTTGCTGCGGGTGCAGCACGAGCGGCACGGTCCGCTCGCCGTCCTGCACTTCGACGCGCACCTGGACACCTGGGACACCTACTTCGGCGAGCCCTACACCCACGGAACCCCGTTTCGCCGTGCTGCGGAGGAAGGTCTGATCGACCACGAGCACTCGATGCACGTGGGGCTCCGGGGGCCGTTGTACTCCGGGGTGGACCTGGCCGAGAGCGCGCGGATGGGGTTCGCCGCCGTGCACTGCCGGGACTTCGCGCGCGCCTCACTGGACACGATCACGGAGCGAGTCCGTGCTCGGCTCGGTTCGCGCCCGGTCTACGTCTCGATCGACATCGACGTGCTCGATCCCGGGTTCGCACCGGGGACCGGTACTCCGGAAGCGGGCGGGATGTCGAGCAGGGAGCTGTTGGAACTGCTGCGCGGTCTCGAGGGGCTGAACCTCGTCGGCGCCGACCTCGTGGAGGTCGCCCCCGCCTACGACCACGCCGAGATCACCGGGATCGCCGCTTCGCACGTGATCTACGAACTGTTGAGCATTCTTCCGAAGGGACACTGA
- a CDS encoding aminobutyraldehyde dehydrogenase — protein MRTVHNVVDGVAVEAGARRTAPLIDPCTGAEFARAPVSSEADVDAAYAAAERAFAEWRRSTPAERQRALLRLADALEDRTEEFVAAEVVNSGKPVAATRSEEIEAAIDQLRFFAGAARLLDGSGAAEYAPGHTSYVRREPVGVIGQIAPWNYPLMMAVWKIAPAIAAGNTVVLKPADTTPVTAAMFGEVAAGTLPRGVLNVVCGDRETGSAVAAHPTAAMVSITGSSRAGKQVAAAAAEDVKRVHLELGGKAPAVVFADADLDTAAGEIAEAGVFNAGQDCTAATRVLVEASVAEEFTAKLVERVSGIRCGPPSDPEATFGPLNNAAQFERVSAVLDRLPEHARVLTGGTRARDQGFFFEPTVIAGVHQHDEVVQEEIFGPVLTVQEFESEQDALRLANGVDYALASSVWTREHGRAQRFAAELEFGCVWVNSHMVLLAEMLHGGFKHSGYGNDLSRYGFDDYTRVKHVTHSLR, from the coding sequence ATGCGCACCGTTCACAACGTCGTCGACGGGGTGGCCGTCGAAGCCGGTGCCCGCCGCACGGCTCCACTGATCGATCCCTGCACCGGTGCGGAGTTCGCCCGTGCTCCGGTCTCTTCGGAGGCCGATGTGGACGCGGCCTACGCCGCGGCCGAGCGGGCCTTCGCCGAGTGGCGGCGCAGCACTCCCGCCGAGAGGCAGCGGGCGCTGCTGCGGCTGGCCGACGCGCTGGAGGACCGCACCGAGGAGTTCGTCGCTGCCGAAGTGGTCAACAGCGGTAAACCGGTGGCGGCCACCCGCAGCGAGGAGATCGAGGCGGCCATCGACCAGCTCAGGTTCTTCGCGGGGGCCGCCAGGCTGCTGGACGGTTCGGGGGCAGCGGAGTACGCACCGGGCCACACCTCCTACGTGCGCAGGGAACCGGTCGGTGTGATCGGCCAGATAGCGCCGTGGAACTACCCGTTGATGATGGCGGTCTGGAAGATCGCTCCCGCGATCGCGGCGGGAAACACGGTGGTGCTCAAACCGGCGGACACCACTCCGGTCACCGCCGCGATGTTCGGCGAGGTCGCGGCGGGGACGCTGCCCCGCGGAGTGCTCAACGTGGTCTGCGGTGATCGCGAGACAGGCAGTGCGGTGGCCGCTCACCCGACAGCGGCGATGGTGTCGATCACCGGGTCCAGCAGAGCGGGTAAGCAGGTGGCGGCCGCTGCGGCCGAGGACGTCAAACGTGTGCACCTGGAGCTGGGGGGCAAAGCCCCGGCCGTGGTCTTCGCCGACGCCGACCTGGACACCGCCGCCGGGGAAATCGCCGAAGCCGGGGTGTTCAACGCCGGTCAGGACTGCACGGCGGCCACGAGGGTACTGGTTGAGGCTTCGGTGGCCGAGGAGTTCACCGCCAAGTTGGTGGAGCGGGTCAGCGGTATCCGATGTGGGCCGCCGTCCGACCCGGAGGCCACTTTCGGACCGCTGAACAACGCGGCGCAGTTCGAGCGGGTGAGCGCGGTCCTCGACCGTCTTCCCGAGCACGCGAGGGTGCTTACCGGCGGAACACGAGCGCGCGATCAGGGATTTTTCTTCGAGCCAACGGTGATCGCCGGGGTGCACCAGCACGACGAGGTCGTCCAGGAGGAGATTTTCGGGCCGGTGCTGACCGTGCAGGAGTTCGAGTCCGAGCAGGACGCCCTGCGGCTCGCCAACGGGGTGGACTACGCACTGGCCTCCAGCGTCTGGACCCGGGAGCACGGACGGGCCCAACGTTTCGCGGCCGAGCTCGAGTTCGGCTGTGTGTGGGTGAACAGCCACATGGTGTTGCTCGCCGAAATGCTGCACGGGGGGTTCAAGCACTCCGGTTACGGCAACGATCTGTCCCGCTACGGGTTCGACGACTACACGCGTGTCAAGCACGTGACGCACAGCCTGCGCTGA